CACAAAGGCTTTCATTGGGCGAATCAGTGCCGTTCTGTCCCTTCGGGAAACTCCCAGTCGGGCTCCCCTCGGGCCCCGGTTTAACCGAGGGAGAGAGCggtttccctccccctgccacttCTGGTAGTGCGGGCATCGATTTGGAAAACGCACAGGATATGGACTCTCAGCTCCCCGGGGAGGTACTCCTAATGCCCACTCAACTTCGGGGTCCTCTCCCTCCCGGGACGGTGGGGCTCGTGCTCCCCCGTTCTTCCGCTCACTATAAAGGCATTATGACTGTCCCGGGGGTCATTGATGCTGATTATACTGGCACCATCTATGCCCAATATTGGGGGCAGCTTCCGCTGTCCCTTAAGAAAGGGGAGTCCTGGTCCCAATTGTTGTTGCTTCCTTACTATTGTTCCGCAGTTTCCCTACAGGAACGTACAGGGGGATTTGGCTCCACACGTGCTAACCCCCTACAGCCCACCAACGGCGAGAAAGTGACAACCGACTCAACTTATCACCCTCAAATTGCCGCCGTGCTCCAACACATACACAATCGTAAGCCTACCTGTCCCTATCAGATCCACGGTAAGGTTTTGACGGGGCTTTTAGACACTGGGGCTGACGTCTCAGTGATAGCAAGCAAGGAGTGGGACCCTTCCTGGCCCTCCGAAGTGGCCCCTTCGGTGTGGGGTGTTGGAGGTAGCCAAGCCTCTAAACGGAGTAGCACTTGGCTCCCAGTGGTGAACCCCGCAACACAATTGATAGTGGCACAAATTAAACCCTGTATccttcccattgaattcaatctgTGGGGCCGAGATCTTCTTTCTCAAGTGGGAGCTACGCTTGTGTTTCCTTAAATCCATGCACCCATATCACAATCATTATTACAGCGAAAGCTGGACCGAAACCGAGCTTTATACGGCTCTTGTTAGCCCTCTTCTCAGTGATGGCATTCACTGTGATGATTCTAATCCAGCTGCACAAAATGCCTATAGATTAATACGCCACCCTGATCACCGTAGCCGGTTGTTTGTCCGGCGCTCCTTCTCACAAACCTCCTGCCTTGCGGTCTTACGCCCCTTCCTGTACATTCGACAAATAGGAGGCCGCTTTGAAGTATATTTTATAACTACCAATCCCAGCCACCCGCCTGCGGCGTTTTATGAGGCAGAGTACAGCGAGGACCATAACTGGTGCCTTGCCTTAACTGCCTTAAATCCCAACTGGGAACAGTTGGACCACCTGTATCGTGACTTTTTCCACCCTGTTGGTTAAATTAATTCTATCCAGGTTCCATATGGCACATGCTCCCACTGCCTTGGCCCTCACCTGGAAGCCTCACTCCCCTGTTTGGGTGGAACAGTGGCCCCTTCCTGCCGAAAAATTAACCGCACTCTGTACCCTAGTTCAGGAACAATGCAAGGCCCAACATCTTGAGCCCACTACCAGCCCCTATAATACGCCTGTTTTCGTGATAAAAAAGAAATCAGGAAAATGGCGTTTGTTACATGACTTGCGGGCCATTAATAAAATTTTGGAACCTATGGGCCCCTTGCAGTGTGGTTCCCCAAATCCCAATCTCATTCCCCAAGGTTTCCAATTGGCTGTAATTGATTTAAAGGACTGTTTTTTCTCTATCCCACTTCAAAACCAAGATAAAAGGTATTTTGCTTTTACCATTCCTGTTCTTAATAATTCTTGTCCAACACAACGTTATCAATGGACTGTTCTTCCTCAGGGCATGCTTAACAGCCCCACCTTGTGCCAATATTATGTACATACTGCCCTAACCTCTTTTCGGCAAAAGTTTCCCTCTCTGCTTGTTTATCATTACATGGATGATATTTTGGTCGCCGCCCCCGTCCTCCCAAGGGAGTGGCTAAGCTATTTAACCTCCTCTCTTCAAAAGTATGGGCTACAAATTGCCCCAGAAAAGGTCCAACTTCATGAGCCCTTTCAATATCTGGGCCATAAGCTGCAAGCCACCTACTCCACCCCGGTTCTTCCCTCTCTCCACCTTCCCAATCCCGTCAGTTATGTGGTCTTGCAACAACTTTTGGGGGCTATTAATTGGCTCCGCCCCTATTATCAAATTACCACCCAGACCTTACGCCCCCTTTTCATGGCCCTCACCCAAGGTAAACATCCTTCGGATTTAATTACCCTCTCTACTGAACAATTGGCTGTTTTAACTACATTAAACCAGCTTTTGGCCCAACGCTGGGTGGACCGAGCCTGCGAAAATGTACCGCCAAAATTAATTTGTCTCTGTGACACCCTGCAGCCCTGTGCCATTGTGGCTCAAGAGCCTGCTACTGCCCCACTACGCATTCTTGAATGGCTCTATCTTCCACATTCACCCCCCAACACCTTGTCCCCTTTGGAGCTTATGATTGCCCAGTTAATTACCAAAGGCCGACACCGTTGTCGTACCCTTTTTGCACTGGATCCTGTGGaaattgttctccctttcccgctCCGTGGTACTGAATCAGCCCTTGCTTTCTCTGACGCTCTTCAACTGGCTCTGGTGGGTTTTGTGGGCTCCCTCTCATATCATACTAATAAAGACCCCCGATTGCATGCCATTCGTCATATTCCCACTGTGTTTCGTAATCTTTGTCAATCAACCCCTATTACCGGTGCGCTCACAGTTTTTACAGACGGCTGCCCGACCCGTGGTGTAGTTTCTTGGCGTTTTGACGCGCAATGGCATTCGAAATTTACCACCCCTCAAACAAGTCCCCAGCGAGCAGAACTTGCTGCTCTTTGCTTGGCCTTTTCTCATTTCCCCACTATCCCACTTAATGTCATTACTGACAGTCTTTATGTTGCTAATGTTGGCACTGCTATAGCTGGCAGTTATGTGACTCCGCTCATGGAACAAGcactccttgttctgttcctcACCCTCCAGCAATTGTTACGTTCCCGAACCTACCCATTTTTTATTGCCCACATTCGCAGCCATCTTCCTCTCCCCGGGGTATTGTCCGAAGGCAATGCCTATGCTGATGCACAAGTGCGCATTTCCTGGGTTCATTCCCCTACCTCCAGCCACGCCTTTCATCATCAAAATGCTAAAGCGCTTGCTCGCGAATTTTCTATCCCATTGGATGAAGCTAAGGCTGTTGTCCAACAATGTCCTCAGtgctcctccctccattcctacCCCCCCACTGGCATTAACCCTCGCGGTCTcggcgccaatcagctttggCAAATGGACGTCACGCgttttccccctttttccccaTGGAATTTTCTTCATGTTTCTGTTGACACCTATTCAGGTTTCCTTTGGGTCACACCCCACAAAGGGGAACGTGCTCGACacgttatcaatcattttgttcGCTGTTTTTCTGTTATGGGCGTTCCAGCAAAACTTAAAACAGATAATGGGCCTGCATATTGCTCTCAACAATTTGCTGCCTTTTGCTCCCGTTGGGGCGTTGTGCACACCTTTggcattccctacaattcacagGGCCAGGCCATTGTGGAACGTGCCAACCGCACCTTGAAAACAGCTCTCctccaacacaaaacaaaacggGGAATCCCGCCCACCTTGCCAGACAAGGAGGAGTGGCTGGCACACGTATTATATACGATTAATCAgttaaatcttgtttttgatggCACCCATTATGTTTCCCGTCTCGAAAAACATTTTAGGTGCAAGGAAGCACTCCCCGCCCCGAAAGTAACGTACCGACAACTCCCTGGAAATACGTGGAGTGCTCCAGTTCCCTTGATTACCTGGGGGCGGGGATACGCAGCCGTCAGTACGCCAGAAGGACCGGTGTGGGTCCCAGCTCGTTATATACGTCCGTGGAAAGAGGACCCCACGAGCGACCCACAAGATGGCATGGCACCAGACCCTGAATAATCCTATTCCTGATTTTGATCCACTATTGACAACCACAGTTACTTTGTCCCAAGAACGACGCCGCGGTAACCCCAATGCACCAGTGACGTGGGGACAAGTGAAGTCCCTCTCGCAGCAAGCCGCGCGCCTGCTAGAACAACAAGCTAAGGAGAAGTCTCCGGAAAATATGTTAACTGCTCTTATTGCTTGCCTGAATGCTAATTCGTGTGTGTTTTTAGGCATAATGATTTCTGTTGTTTGCTTACCCTTGGGATCTGGAGCAGTAATGCACCCCCCCCATGCCCCGGTTGCTAATGTATGGGAGGTCCTAGCCCTATCCATTAATCGTACTGAATTTTGTTTATCCCAACAAACGGCAGTGGGACAATTACTTGGTACGTGCCTAATCCCAGTTTGCCATAATGCCAATGAAATAGAAAAAAGTACCTGGTTTTACTCCAGCCTAGAAAGTAATACCACAATTAAAAATCTGGGCTATTCAGCCTATCATAATTGGGGACCCCAGTCCCAACGCCTCCCAAATGGAGCTGTTCAGTTACTTACCCCTTATGTTGCTGATTTAAATGCCAGCTGTGCACGTATGACCAATTGCACAGCACACACTTGTGTTTCTCTTCCTGCCACTCCCCTTAACTGTTCCAGGCACTATAATATCTCttatctttataaatatataatgttACCCCCTGGATGGTTTTGGACCTGCTCTGACCGCACCTTTAATTATATTCCGGCTAATTTAACTGATGGCACCTATTGCTGTGTTAGCCGCCTGTCACTTATTCTTGCCCCCCGGTCTGAGCGTATACCACGAGCAAGACGTTCGTATACCCAGCTGTCCGCTGATTGCGACTCTAAGGTCGAGCTCTTGTCCAAAACCGAGTATGTGGCGTTAGCTGCCTCTTTGATTGGTATACCTGGCTTAACAATTAGTAATAGTAGAAATCTTAATCGGTTAGCTTGTTTAGCGGTTAAAGCTCTTAATGCCACGTCAATTGCAGTGGCCTTGCTTAATgaggagcaaacagagctgcgccatggaattttgcaaaatagagctgctattgattatcttcttttgctacatgattatggctgtgaaaaaattgatgatatgtgttgttttaatatttctgatcaTTCCCATGCTATTAATAATCAAATAGCTGTAATTAAAAATCTCACTGCTCACATTCGAATTCACAAAGACCCATTCTCCTcctggtgggactggctggctagcTTGCTACCAGGATGGGGTTGGTTACATCAGTTAATAACCTATGGAGGACTTTGCCTTTTATTCCTTGTACTCACCTGCTGCGGCATTCAGTGTATTCCCTCCTTAATCTCATTGTGCACCCAAGGGTGCCCTTGGACCAAACAAAAGCCTATCTTTTCCCTCTAAAAGATAAGGGGGagatgtagggattgatcctggctggcaaaccaccagacaATTAATCCCTGCGACCCCCCGTTATCCCCCGTGATTGTAGATTGGGCAAGCACAGTACAATGAACCCGAGTAGACAGCATAATACGCCCACGTAGACTGATAAACACAGCACGTCCTGCATGCCTGCAGCAGATGagaggcaggggagaagggaaagtccTCCGCCtataagaaacaagtaaacaaggctgtgaattatgctgacaatgtaaccagaatgaataaaagggctgccacgcctgCTAACGGGGCGCCCTccttgagcaaacaagctgtctgtgtctagTTCCTTCCCGCAAGTGTGGGCAGCAGTGAGGACTCCGGCTGGGAATataggctctgaggtggggctggggacgaggggtttggggtgcaggagggggctccaggctgggacagggggttgtggagtgggtgcaggctctgagagggagtttgggtgtgggagggggctctgggctgaggcaggcggtttggatgcaggaggggatgcgagctccagctgggggtgcaggctttgagtTGTGAccaaaaatgaggggttcagggtgtgggagggggtgtggctggggcagggggggtgttgggggggtCAGCTCTGGGAGATaaattgggtgcaggagggggatcaggcctggggcagggtgttggggtgtaggaggtggAGTGGGCTCGGGGCGGTGCTCACCTCAgggagctcccagaagtggctggcatatcCCTGCAACCATTAGGTGCAGGGGCCACCAGGCAGCTCCGCGTGCtgcccccatccacaggcaccacctctgcagctcccactggccgtggttcctggccaatgcgAGATGTGAGGCtggcacttggggcgggggcagtgtgcagagcccccctggccgTCCCTGCGCCTAgggtctgcgcagagctgggcagggagcctggcttagccccgctgtgctgactggatttttaacagctgtagtccctttttgaccaggcattctggttgaaaaccaaatgcctggcaaccctagtggggAGCAGGCTATGGCCTTCAGCATATTAGATGAATGAGCAGAAGGGAGGTTCTAATTAATTCACTGGAATGTGATGCCAGGATCAAGGGTGAGACAGAGCCAAGCTGCCCCGAGTCAGTAGCCTGGACAGTGTGGAGTGCTGCCTCTCGAAGGTGTATTTAGGGCAGGGGAAGGACCTTTGTTCCTCAAAGGTCACCGCTCCCCACAGCACAAGGGAGGCTTTTGCACCACCCAGGAGCCTGCAGAGAACAGCAGCCACAGAGACTTAGCTGCCTTACTCCCAGCCTTCACGCACACGGACACTGTGAGCCCGCTGCCCgcctgcacacacacaggcagcacCGGCTGAATCCTTATTCCTTGCCATCACATTGACAGTAACATCACTTCCACTGCTCATATTTATTAATTGTACAAACCTAATGGAGGAATGCATTGGCAAAAAAGGGTAATGGCCATCAGGCCAGCAATAAAACAGAATTAATGGTCCATAGGAAGAAATCATGTCCACTTAACACCAGCTTTGAAACTGTAACAGAATAATGTAATACCAGCAGGGCTTTTCTCTGTATGCAGATTGCTTACACCATGTTAATCACTCACAAAGCAGGCCACGTTCTCCCTCAGCTCACATGACCCTCCAGGGACAAGAAACATTTAGTGAAAGGATCATTACCAACATGCACAACTGCAACAGCACCCACAAGATCCAGCCCAGAGGAATACAGAAGCAAGCCCTGCACCAGACTGCAATGTCTGAGGAATGCAACTCCAGCCCTTTACAGCAGGGCAAGCAAGCAGCAAGTCCATGGCTCAGAACCACAACTGGGCAGTGAGCACCTGCTGTGCAGACAGGAGGGCAGGAACAGTCTGTCTGTATGCAGTGAAACCTCAGGTTGGCAGAGGCTGATTTTCAGCTGCTCTTTCCTGCAGCACCTGAGCTGTAGATGTGCTGGAGGCCAAGGACTGTGCAACTCCCACTGGCagttaaggttgccaactttctacttgcacaaaaccaaacacccttgccacacccccaccccacccctcacccatgaccttgccccagccccaccccttctccaaggccccacccccaaaggttccagctgggggtgcgggctctggggtgggaccagggatgaggggtttggggtataaggtggagctgaggggtttggagtatggaaAGGGGCTCCGGACTGAGGCAGGAGTTTAGAATGTGGAAGGGGGTCAGGGTTGCAgcctctgggtggtgcttacctcaagcagcttccagaagcagcaacatgtcctccctccagctcctatgcagaggcacggacaggcagctctgcgtgctgccctgtctgcaggcaccacccccacagctcccattggctgcggctcctggccaatgggatctgaATAGCCAGCagctgggtgggggcagcgtgtggaagccccttggctgcccctatatgtaggagccagagggaggccATGTTGCTGCTTCGTGGAGCCGCACAGAGCCGCGTGGAGCcatggcaggcaaggagcctgccttagctcccctGTGCCGCCggccagacttttaacagcccggtcagcagttctgactggagccaccaggttcccttttcgaccaggcgttccagtcaaaaacctgACACCCGGCAGCCTTACTGGCAGTACTACCTGGAGGCACCTTGCAAGGGCTCAGGCTAAGACCAGGTTTCTGAACAGGAAGCCAGGCACTGCAAAGTGCTAGCCATTGAGCACAGTGGAAGTGGGAAGTGCCCAGGATCTCACTGGACTCAGCCCTCACTTTAATATTAACTCATTATTTTAAGTTGGAAGAAAGACTGTTAAAGGGGGAAACATTAGACCCTGGAGAGGGCTAATTCCTTTGCCTATCTGTGAGGAAAGCAATATTAAAATGCAATTCTACTGAGAATGCACAAACACACGCAGAGCTGCTGTTTAATTGCACTTCCATCAAAGTGGGGCTTTTATGGAAAATGTGGTTTCTGCAAAATCgatattttccacagaaaaaaaactgttcatttatttttcctgttttcctCAGCCAGAGGGAGACACCATGGTGCATCATAGAAGATGCAGTCTGGCCAAGGAGCCTGTCTCACATTGGACATTGGAGGCACAAGGCGCTCAAACTGCAACTCCTAAGAGGCACCACAGCAGCTCAGACAAACGCAGCTTATTGTCGACCTGACTTgaagtgaaacatttcaattcgggaatgtttcatttcagctaAAAGTATCTAATCAAAATGTTCTGATGTTTTCAAATCCAAAGTTTTGGGGGAAATTTCATCCCTCCAAAAAATATGTTATTTCAGCTTTTTTCATCAT
The Gopherus flavomarginatus isolate rGopFla2 chromosome 13, rGopFla2.mat.asm, whole genome shotgun sequence genome window above contains:
- the LOC127033668 gene encoding deoxyuridine 5'-triphosphate nucleotidohydrolase-like, with translation MPQVSQRLSLGESVPFCPFGKLPVGLPSGPGLTEGESGFPPPATSGSAGIDLENAQDMDSQLPGEVLLMPTQLRGPLPPGTVGLVLPRSSAHYKGIMTVPGVIDADYTGTIYAQYWGQLPLSLKKGESWSQLLLLPYYCSAVSLQERTGGFGSTRANPLQPTNGEKVTTDSTYHPQIAAVLQHIHNRKPTCPYQIHGARKHSPPRK